Below is a window of Ruegeria sp. THAF33 DNA.
TGGTTTTCATGACTGCTCCACCTCTTTGGTCAATGGAATCCCGACGATGGCGCTGACGGAATCCAAACCGATCCGCGCCAGTTGGCCTTCGCAAAACGCATCCGGAAGCGCGCCCCCTTCAAGCCACAGGCCGTCGATCACCGCGTTGCAGGCGATGGCCAGTTGCATTGCCTCTGACGCATCAACCGAACGCCCGGTTTCCTGCAATGCCGCGACGATCAGCTTCTCGAGGTGATCCCGGAAATAGTCATAGGTTCGCTGGTGAATGCGCTGCATTTTCGGGTCATGCTGCACCTTGTTCAGGAAACCCGCCCACAACGCCACGGCGCTTGGATCGACGATCGGCGGTCGTAGTGACGCGTCGACGAAGTTGGTCAACTGAGAAACCGCGCATCCGGTTCCTGATGACGCCGCGGTCTGGTCCGTCAGCGTATTCATGTGGTGCTCATATGCCGCCTGAACCAGTTCGTCCTTGGATGAGAAATAGTGCCGGATCAAACCTTGGGTCACATTCGCGCGGGCTGCGATCTCGCGCACCGTGGCACCCCGAACGCCCATCTCGGCGATCAGGTCCAAAGTCGCCAGAATCAGCGCCTCGCGGCGAAACTCGGCAGACTCACGTTTGAATTTGCGGCTGTCGTCCTGCACGTCAGTGTCATCCATGGCACGGAGTTATTATACACTTGCATAATTGCGAGATTCGGGGCTTACTGCAAGCTGAAATCAGAAGATTCTTGGATATGGACACAGCCAAAGCAGTTGCACCCGCACCCGAAACAACCACGCCTGACGAGGCGATCAAGGTTGAGGATCTGCACAAATCCTTTGGCACGCTGGAGGTTTTGAAAGGCGTATCCCTGACCGCAAACAAGGGGGATGTTGTTGCCATTATCGGGGGGTCAGGCTCTGGAAAATCCACCATGCTGCGCTGCATCAACTTTCTGGAAACGCCGAGTTCCGGAAAGATAACCATCGGCGGTGAACTGGTTGAAATGCACACCGATGGCAGCCCTTCCAACCGCCGCCAGATCGAACGTATCCGCACGCGTCTGGCCATGGTTTTCCAGCAGTTCAATCTGTGGACACACCGCACGCTTCTGGAGAACGTGATCGAAGTGCCGGTGCATGTCCTAAGGGTGCCAAAGGCCCAGGCGATCGCGCGGGCGCATGAGCTGCTGACGCGGGTGGGCCTTGGCGACAAGGCTGACACCTATCCGGCCTATCTTTCGGGTGGTCAGCAACAGCGCGCCGCCATTGCCCGGGCGCTTGCAGTCGATCCTTCGGTGATGCTTTTCGATGAACCCACGTCGGCGCTTGATCCCGAGCTTGTTGGCGAAGTTCTGACCGTGATCCGCGATCTTGCCGCCGAAGGGCGCACAATGCTGCTCGTCACCCATGAAATGAAATTCGCACGCGAAGTCGCAGACCACGTTGTCTATCTCTTCGAGGGCCGCATCGAAGAGCAGGGCCCACCTGCCGAGGTCTTCGGAAACCCAAAATCAGAGCGCCTGAAGCAGTTCCTCAGCTCGGTCGCCTGAACCTAAAAAACAAAACAAAATGAACCAAAAGGGAGTATCAAAATGAACGTCAAGAAACTGCTCGTGTCCGGCCTTGCCGCCGCTGTCCTTTCGGCTGGTGTCGCCAGTGCAGAAGAGGTCAAGATCGGCATCGCAGCCGAACCTTACCCGCCATTCGCATCACTGGACAGTTCAGGCAATTGGGTCGGCTGGGAGATCGATGTCATCAATGCGGTCTGCGCCGCTGCGGAACTTGACTGTGTCATCACGCCGGTCGCCTGGGATGGTATCATCCCGTCGCTGACCGGACAGCAGATCGACGCCATCATGGCGTCTATGTCGATCACCGAAGAGCGGCTGAAAACCATTGATTTCAGCGATCCTTACTACAACACACCTGCCGTCATCGTCGCGGACAAATCGATGGATATCGAAGCGACCCCCGAGTCGCTGGCCGGTAAGGTTGTCGGCGTTCAGGCGTCGACCATCCACCAGGCTTATGCGCAGGAATATTTCAAGGATTCCGAACTGAAGGTTTATCAAACTCAGGATGAGGCCAACCAGGACCTGTTCGCAGGTCGTATTGACGCCACTCAGGCCGACAGTATCGCCATGGCGGACTTCGTGAACTCGGATGCCGGGGCATGCTGTGAAATCAAAGGCGCCGTCGCAGATGATCCGGCCATCCTGGGCCGGGGCGTTGGTGCCGGTGTTCGCAAGGGCGATGATGACCTTCTTGCAGCGCTGAACAAAGGCATCGCGGCAATTCTTGCCGATGGAACGCACGAGAAGATCACTTCGAACTATTTCTCGGCCAGCATCTACTAAGCGGCTGCCGTGACCGGACTGTTGGAATCGCTTGGATTGGCGCAGAGCGCAGAGCTTCTGTCGCTGTCGCCACCGGGTTGGGGGGGCAATCTGCTGCGCGGATTGTCCCACTCATTGCAGATCGCTTTTGGTGCATATGCGCTCGGCCTCGTGATCGGATTGTTCGGAGCCTATGGCAAGCTTTACGGCGGGAAGGTCACGCGCGATCTTCTTGCCATCTACACGACCGTGATCCGGGCCGTGCCGGAACTGGTCCTGATCCTGATCCTGTATTACGTGGGATCTGACATCATCAACAAAATCTCTGCTGCAATGGGCGGAGGTCGGGTCGAGGTCAATGGCGTCGCTGCGGGCATTTGGGTTCTGGGCGTTGTACAGGGCGCATATGCAACCGAGATTCTGCGCGGAGCCATACAGGCGGTTCCACCCGGACAGATCGAGGCCGCCAAATCCTACGGGATGCCCGCCTTCATGACCATGCGCCGCGTGACGATCCCCGCCATGATGAGCTTTGCCGTACCCGGTCTGGCCAACTTGTGGCTGATCGCCACCAAGGACACCGCCCTGCTCGCGGTCGTGGGATTCAACGAACTGACACTGGAAACCCGGCAGGCCGCCAGCAGCACACGCGCCTATTTCACCTTCTTTTTGGCGGCGGGTTTTCTCTATCTCATGGTCACCCTGTTTTCGGGCGCCATCTTCGCGCGGATCGAAAAATGGGCGCGTCGCGGTCAACCTTCTCTGAAAGGAGGTGGCAGATGATCGATCTCAGGTCCTTGATGCAACCCCATCGCATCGTGATGATGCTGATCTTTGCGGGGATCGTGATCTGGTGTGCCATGTCTTTGCGATGGGACTGGTTGCCAAAATACGCACCGCTTGCGTTGCACGGAATCTGGACCACGCTCTGGCTGCTTGTTGTCACCGTCGTTCTCGGGTTTCTGCTGGCCGTACCACTCGGGTTGGCCCAGGCCGTTGGGCCCTGGTATCTTGCGGCCCCCGCA
It encodes the following:
- a CDS encoding TetR/AcrR family transcriptional regulator → MDDTDVQDDSRKFKRESAEFRREALILATLDLIAEMGVRGATVREIAARANVTQGLIRHYFSSKDELVQAAYEHHMNTLTDQTAASSGTGCAVSQLTNFVDASLRPPIVDPSAVALWAGFLNKVQHDPKMQRIHQRTYDYFRDHLEKLIVAALQETGRSVDASEAMQLAIACNAVIDGLWLEGGALPDAFCEGQLARIGLDSVSAIVGIPLTKEVEQS
- a CDS encoding ABC transporter ATP-binding protein, which encodes MDTAKAVAPAPETTTPDEAIKVEDLHKSFGTLEVLKGVSLTANKGDVVAIIGGSGSGKSTMLRCINFLETPSSGKITIGGELVEMHTDGSPSNRRQIERIRTRLAMVFQQFNLWTHRTLLENVIEVPVHVLRVPKAQAIARAHELLTRVGLGDKADTYPAYLSGGQQQRAAIARALAVDPSVMLFDEPTSALDPELVGEVLTVIRDLAAEGRTMLLVTHEMKFAREVADHVVYLFEGRIEEQGPPAEVFGNPKSERLKQFLSSVA
- a CDS encoding transporter substrate-binding domain-containing protein; translated protein: MNVKKLLVSGLAAAVLSAGVASAEEVKIGIAAEPYPPFASLDSSGNWVGWEIDVINAVCAAAELDCVITPVAWDGIIPSLTGQQIDAIMASMSITEERLKTIDFSDPYYNTPAVIVADKSMDIEATPESLAGKVVGVQASTIHQAYAQEYFKDSELKVYQTQDEANQDLFAGRIDATQADSIAMADFVNSDAGACCEIKGAVADDPAILGRGVGAGVRKGDDDLLAALNKGIAAILADGTHEKITSNYFSASIY
- a CDS encoding ABC transporter permease produces the protein MTGLLESLGLAQSAELLSLSPPGWGGNLLRGLSHSLQIAFGAYALGLVIGLFGAYGKLYGGKVTRDLLAIYTTVIRAVPELVLILILYYVGSDIINKISAAMGGGRVEVNGVAAGIWVLGVVQGAYATEILRGAIQAVPPGQIEAAKSYGMPAFMTMRRVTIPAMMSFAVPGLANLWLIATKDTALLAVVGFNELTLETRQAASSTRAYFTFFLAAGFLYLMVTLFSGAIFARIEKWARRGQPSLKGGGR